Proteins from a genomic interval of Clostridium sp. 'deep sea':
- the gmk gene encoding guanylate kinase: protein MSEGILLVLCGPSGVGKGTIKTTLLNNFENLKESISITSRKSRVGEVEGEQYYFTTAEKFNQLIENEELLEWAMVHDNYYGTPKKPIEEALNKGYDVLLEIDVQGALQIKENFERAVLVFLLPPSMQELEKRLRERGTESEEQIKRRLITAEWELTMVKSFDYVIINTVLESAIQDVESILRAVKLQNKDDKGVCSIAH from the coding sequence ATGTCTGAGGGGATATTATTGGTTCTTTGTGGACCATCGGGAGTAGGTAAAGGAACAATTAAAACTACACTCCTAAATAACTTTGAGAACCTCAAAGAATCTATTTCAATAACATCAAGAAAATCACGAGTTGGAGAAGTAGAGGGAGAGCAGTATTACTTTACAACCGCAGAAAAATTTAATCAGCTTATTGAGAATGAGGAACTATTAGAGTGGGCTATGGTACATGATAATTATTATGGTACTCCTAAAAAGCCAATTGAAGAGGCTTTAAATAAGGGATATGATGTTTTACTCGAAATAGATGTTCAAGGTGCCCTGCAAATAAAAGAGAATTTTGAACGTGCTGTGTTAGTCTTTTTGTTACCTCCTAGCATGCAAGAACTCGAAAAAAGACTAAGAGAACGAGGAACAGAGAGTGAAGAGCAAATAAAAAGACGATTAATAACAGCAGAATGGGAACTAACTATGGTCAAAAGCTTTGATTATGTTATAATAAATACAGTTTTAGAATCTGCTATACAAGATGTAGAATCTATATTAAGGGCAGTTAAATTGCAAAACAAAGATGATAAGGGAGTGTGTTCTATTGCTCATTAA
- the rpoZ gene encoding DNA-directed RNA polymerase subunit omega, with translation MLIKPSIDNLLEKVENKYALVILASQRGRQIRLKENDKKNDEKFGSKNAINKLKEVSVALKEIDEDLVESYYKNNEEQIEDILNDKINEEIAMLYQSDLPQTEKTEQPE, from the coding sequence TTGCTCATTAAACCATCAATAGACAATTTATTGGAAAAAGTAGAGAATAAATACGCGTTAGTAATTTTGGCTTCTCAAAGAGGAAGACAAATAAGACTTAAAGAAAACGATAAAAAGAATGATGAAAAATTTGGGTCAAAAAACGCTATAAATAAATTAAAAGAGGTTTCTGTGGCTTTAAAAGAAATTGATGAAGATTTAGTAGAAAGCTACTACAAGAATAACGAAGAGCAAATAGAAGATATTCTTAACGATAAAATTAATGAAGAAATCGCTATGTTATATCAATCTGATTTACCTCAAACAGAAAAAACAGAGCAACCAGAGTAG